One Astyanax mexicanus isolate ESR-SI-001 chromosome 3, AstMex3_surface, whole genome shotgun sequence genomic region harbors:
- the qtrt1 gene encoding queuine tRNA-ribosyltransferase catalytic subunit 1 — protein MAAVESGTCEGPAGMSAVKRLSHAAPLALRILAECPVSKARACVLTLPHGPVNTPVFMPVGTQGTMKGITVEQLEELGCQICLGNTYHLGMRPGPELIEKASGLHGFMNWRRNLLTDSGGFQMVSLVELSEVTEEGVMFRSPYDGKEILLTPEQSITIQNSLGSDIMMQLDDVVSSTVTGPRVEEAMHRSVRWLDRCIAANKNPDRQNLFAIIQGGLNADLRKACLDEMTKRDVPGFAVGGLSGGEEKDDFWKMVTLSTDHLPRGKPRYLMGVGYAVDLVVCVALGCDMFDCVFPTRTARFGSALVPWGSLQIKQKQYAKDFQPIDPDCQCATCKRHSRAYLHALFKSDTAAMHHITIHNISYQLTLMHSVRQSIIEQRFPEFVRSFMRRMFPSSEQYPSWAVDALASVNIALD, from the exons ATGGCCGCGGTGGAGAGCGGCACATGTGAGGGTCCTGCCGGTATGTCAGCGGTGAAGCGCCTGTCTcacgcggctccgctcgccctcCGTATCCTGGCCGAGTGTCCGGTGAGCAAGGCGAGGGCCTGCGTCCTCACGCTGCCGCACGGACCGGTTAACACCCCGGTTTTCATGCCGGTGGGCACGCAGGGCACTATGAAAGGCATCACCGTGGAGCAGCTGGAGGAGCTGGGCTGTCAGATCTGCCTCGGGAACACCTATCACTTGGGTATGAGACCG GGTCCTGAGCTCATTGAGAAAGCCAGTGGTCTGCATGGGTTCATGAACTGGAGGAGAAACCTCCTGACG GACAGTGGAGGTTTTCAGATGGTATCTCTGGTGGAGCTGTCTGAAGTGACTGAAGAAGGGGTGATGTTCCGATCTCCTTATGATGGCAAGGAAATCCTGCTGACTCCAGAGCAGTCCATCACCATCCAGAACAGCCTTG GCTCAGATATTATGATGCAGCTGGATGACGTGGTCAGCAGTACAGTGACGGGACCCCGGGTGGAGGAGGCCATGCATCGCTCTGTTCGCTGGCTGGACCGCTGCATCGCCGCCAATAAGAACCCTGATCGGCAGAATCTGTTCGCCATCATTCAGGGTGGGCTTAATGCAGATCTGCGAAAGGCCTGTTTAGATG AAATGACCAAGCGCGATGTTCCTGGCTTTGCCGTTGGCGGATTGAGCGGAGGTGAAGAGAAGGACGATTTCTGGAAGATGGTGACGCTCAGCACGGACCACCTTCCTAGAGGAAAGCCTCGCTATCTCATGGGAGTTGG CTACGCCGTGGACCTGGTGGTGTGTGTTGCCCTGGGCTGTGACATGTTCGACTGCGTCTTCCCGACTCGCACAGCT AGATTTGGCTCAGCCCTGGTCCCCTGGGGTTCTCTACAGATCAAACAGAAGCAATATGCCAAGGACTTCCAGCCCATAGACCCCGACTGCCAGTGCGCTACCTGCAAAAG GCACAGTCGGGCCTATCTGCACGCCCTTTTCAAGAGCGACACCGCCGCCATGCACCACATCACCATCCACAACATCTCCTACCAG cTGACCCTCATGCATTCGGTGCGGCAGAGCATCATAGAGCAGCGCTTCCCGGAGTTTGTGCGGAGCTTCATGAGGAGAATGTTTCCCTCCAGTGAACAGTACCCCAGCTGGGCGGTGGACGCCCTCGCTTCGGTGAACATTGCTCTGGACTAA